The candidate division WOR-3 bacterium genome contains the following window.
CTGAAGTTCCAAAAATCTTACTTCTTACCCTCAACTTCCTCCTCTGTCTTCTTATTTTAGTCCTTTCAACCTCTCCCATTAGAGACCTCTCTTTCCTTCTTTCCGGATCACGTATTCACCTTCATATTTTATTCCCTTACCCGTGTAAACATTACAAGGACGCAAAGCTCTAATCTCAGCAGCTTGTTCTCCAACCAAAGCCTTATCAATTCCACTAACTATTATTTTATTCTCTTCAACCTTAAATTCAATCCCCTTTTTAGGAGAAACCTTTATTGTATGAGTAAAACCAAGATCAAGTTCCAAATCTTTTCCTTTCAGAATTGCCTTATATTCTCTTCCATTAACTTCAAGCGTTTTTGTAAAACCCTGAGTTACACCTATCACCATATTATTCAAAACAGACCGAGTTACACCCCAAAGAGGGCTTAACTCTTTTGGATCTCCTTTTGGAGACACCACAATCTTCCCATCACTAACCTCCACAGCTATTCCTTCAGGAATAATACTTTCTAACTCACCCTTCTTCCCTTTAACTATTACTTTTTTTCCCTCTATCTTAACTTCCACTCCTTCTGGTAAAACAATTGGTTTCTTCCCTATTCTTGACATTTTGCCTCCTTACCACACTTCCAAAAGAACCTCACCACCAACACCTAAAGCTCTTGCCCTAGCGTCACTTACCACACCTTTGGGAGTAGATAAAATCGCAACACCAAATCCTCTTTGAACAAGAGGAATTTCATCTTTACCAACATAAACCCTTCTTGAAGGCTTTGAGATTCTTTTAATCTCGTGAATTGGAGACTCATTTTTTATATATTTGAGAGTTAGTCTTATTACCCCTTGTTTTTTCTCATTTTCAATAATTTCAAAATTCCCAATATATCCTTCTTCTAAAAGAATTCTTGTTATTTCCTTAGCCATATTAGAAGAAGGCACTTCTACATGTCTATGTCTTGCCTTAACTGCATTTCTGATTCTTGTAATCATATCAGCAATAGGATCTGTTAACAAACTAACCTCCTACCAAGAAGCTTTTCTAATCCCAGGGATTTCGCCTTTAAGTGCAAGTTCTCTAAAACAAATCCTACACAAACCGAAATCCCTTAAATAACTACGACTTCTTCCGCATCTAAAACACCTATTTCTCTTCCTAACCTTATACTTTGGGGGTCTTTTCCACTTTTCAATTAATGCTTTTCTCGCCATTATCCACCCTTTCTAATCCTAAAAGGAAAACCAAATCTTTTAAGCAATTCTAAGCCCTCCTCATCATTTTTAGCAGTGGTTGTAATTGTAATATCCATTCCTATAACCTCTTTAACTTTATTATAATCTATCTCGGGAAAAATGAATTGCTCTGAGATACCAAAGGTATAATTTCCTCTACCGTCAAAAGAGTCTGGGCTCAAACCTCTAAAATCACGAATTCTCGGAATTGCCACATTCACAAGTCTATCAAGAAACTCATACATTCTATTTCCTCTTAAAGTAACTTTTAAACCAACAGGGTCTCCTTCCCTCAGATAGAAAGCAGAAATTGACTTCTTGGCACGGGTTGTAACAGGCTTTTGGCCTGTTATCTCTTTCAAACTTTCAACAGCAGATTCAAAGATAGCTCGCTCTTTACCTCTTTTACCCAAACCACAATTAATAACTATCTTCTGAAGTTTCGGCACTCTCATAGGATTTCCGTATTTTTCTGTAAGCTCTTTATTAATCACCTCTTCGTAATATTTCCTTAATCTTGGAATGTAACCCATTTTACTTCTCCACAACTTCATTACACTTTCTACAATAACGAACCTTTTTCTTATCCTCAAGAAACTTAAAACCAACCCTTACTGCCTCTCCACAAGAAGGGCATATAAATTTAACATTAGAAATAGAAATTGGTAGCTCTTTCTCAATAATACCACCCGGCTCTCCTGTTCTTCTTGGCTTTTTATGAACTTTTTTCTTGTTTATTCCCTCTACAATCAATCTATTTTCCTTAGGAATCACTTCTATTACTTTCCCCTTTTTCCCTTTATAATTACCAGATATAACTAAGACAGTATCTCCTTTTTTAATCTTCATCACTGAACCTCCGAAGCAAGAGAAATTAACCTCATAAACCCTTTATCTCTCAATTCTTCAGCCACAGGCCCAAAAATTCTTGTCCCAATTGGTTCCTTATTTGCATCAAGTAAAACACAAGCATTATCATCAAATCTCACTATAATTCCATCCTTTCTTTTTACCTCTTTCTTCACCCGAACAATCACTGCCTTCTGGACACTACCCTTTTCTATCGTAGAATCAGGTGTAGCTTTAGTTATATTCACAACAATAATATCACCCAAGGTGCCATATTTCTTCGCTGAGCCTCCTAATACTCTTATACAAGAGGCTTCTTTAGCACCAGTATTATCTACTATCTTCAGAATTGTCTCTTGCTGTATCACTTTTACCCTCAACTGCTTTTTCTATTATTCTTTCAAGTCTCCATCTTTTTAACTTAGATAAAGGTCTTGTAGAAATTATACTAACCACATCTCCCACAGAAGCTTCCTCATGTTCATCATGTGCATAAAATTTCTTTCTTTTTTTAATATACTTTTTATAAATAGGATGCTGAACAATCCTTTCTACTAAAACCACAATGGTTTTAGCTGGAGCATTAGAAACGACCCTTCCAATTTTCCTAGTTTTCACTCTTACTTCTCCTCTTTTCATTTAAGACTGTCAAAACTCTCGCAATTTCCTTTCTCAACTGCTTAAACCTCGCCGGATTAGTCAACTTTCCTCTTGCCTTATCAAATCTTAAAGTAAATAACTCTTCTTTCAAATCATGCAAAACCGAATTTAATTCCACTTCCGTCATTTCTCTAAGTTCTTTAGCCTTCATCATACAACACCAAGCTCCTTATATAACTCCTTCTCTTTTTATAAATCTGGTTTTAATAGGGAGTTTTGCACTGGCTCTTTTAAGAGCTTCCCTTGCTTGCTCCTCAGAAACACCTTCCAATTCTATCAAAATTCTCCCTTTCCTACAAGGGAATACCCAATGACTTGGTTCTCCCTTTCCCTTTCCCATTCTCGTTTCTGCTGGTTTTTTTGTAACAGGTTTATCAGGGAAAATCCGTAACCACACCTTTCCAGCTCTTTTTAAATAATGTGTTACAGTAATTCGCATCGCTTCTATCTGCTGAGCAGTAATCCATCCTGATTCAAGAGCTCTTAGACCAAAATCCCCAAAATCAAGCTTCACTGCTGAAGAAGTTTCTTTCCCTTTAAGCTTGCCTCTTTGACTCTTTCTATATTTAACCCTCTTAGGCATTAACATAGTTTAACTCCTATTAATCCAAACCTTAACCCCTATAACACCTGACTTTGTAATAGCATTTTCTTCAGCATAATCAATATCAGCATCTATTGTGTGCAAAGGAACTCTTCCCTCAAGATACCATTCTTTTCTTGCAATTTCTGCCCCACCAAGTCTACCCTTACATTGAATCCTGATTCCGCTTGCTCCCATTTTTATTGCTTCTTCTACAGCCCTTTTCATAGCTCTACGCTGCAAAACTCTTTTCTCTATCTGCCTTGCCACTGATTGTGCAACAAGAGAAGCGTTAAGCTCTGGCATTTTACATTCCTTTATATCAACATAAACGCTCTTACCAACTAGTTCTGTCAATTTATCTCTTACCTTCTTAATCTCTTCTCCTCCCTTTCCAATTATCATTCCAGGTCTTGCTGTCTCTATTATAACCCTTACATTCTCTGGTGTTCTCTCAATCTCTATATCAGCTATCCAGGCGTCTTTAAACTCATTCTTTAAATATTTCCTAATCTCAATATCTTCTATTAATGGCTCTCTAAATTTCTTGCCGAAGAACCATCTTGACTTCCAATCTTTATTAATACCTACTCTAAAACCAATTGGATGTGTTTTCTGCCCCATTATTTCTCTCCAAGTTTATCAACTATAACTGTGATATGAGAAAATCTTCTTCTAATAATTCCTGCTCTCCCAAAAGACATAGGGACATACCTCTTCAATTTTTGTCCTTCTTCAATTATAACAGACTTAACAAATAAGTCTTCCTCTTTCAAATCTACCTCTCCTGCTTTATCCAAATAGTTACTTGCAGCGGTATGAATACACTTTTTAAGAATCCTGGCGGCCGCCTGTGGCATAAAATCTAACCTCATCTTAGCTT
Protein-coding sequences here:
- the rplV gene encoding 50S ribosomal protein L22, with amino-acid sequence MEAKTVQRNVPVSAKKARRLIPVVKGKPVVEAKMRLDFMPQAAARILKKCIHTAASNYLDKAGEVDLKEEDLFVKSVIIEEGQKLKRYVPMSFGRAGIIRRRFSHITVIVDKLGEK
- the rpsH gene encoding 30S ribosomal protein S8; its protein translation is MLTDPIADMITRIRNAVKARHRHVEVPSSNMAKEITRILLEEGYIGNFEIIENEKKQGVIRLTLKYIKNESPIHEIKRISKPSRRVYVGKDEIPLVQRGFGVAILSTPKGVVSDARARALGVGGEVLLEVW
- the rplF gene encoding 50S ribosomal protein L6, which translates into the protein MSRIGKKPIVLPEGVEVKIEGKKVIVKGKKGELESIIPEGIAVEVSDGKIVVSPKGDPKELSPLWGVTRSVLNNMVIGVTQGFTKTLEVNGREYKAILKGKDLELDLGFTHTIKVSPKKGIEFKVEENKIIVSGIDKALVGEQAAEIRALRPCNVYTGKGIKYEGEYVIRKEGKRGL
- the rplP gene encoding 50S ribosomal protein L16 is translated as MLMPKRVKYRKSQRGKLKGKETSSAVKLDFGDFGLRALESGWITAQQIEAMRITVTHYLKRAGKVWLRIFPDKPVTKKPAETRMGKGKGEPSHWVFPCRKGRILIELEGVSEEQAREALKRASAKLPIKTRFIKREGVI
- the rpsC gene encoding 30S ribosomal protein S3, which codes for MGQKTHPIGFRVGINKDWKSRWFFGKKFREPLIEDIEIRKYLKNEFKDAWIADIEIERTPENVRVIIETARPGMIIGKGGEEIKKVRDKLTELVGKSVYVDIKECKMPELNASLVAQSVARQIEKRVLQRRAMKRAVEEAIKMGASGIRIQCKGRLGGAEIARKEWYLEGRVPLHTIDADIDYAEENAITKSGVIGVKVWINRS
- the rplN gene encoding 50S ribosomal protein L14 translates to MIQQETILKIVDNTGAKEASCIRVLGGSAKKYGTLGDIIVVNITKATPDSTIEKGSVQKAVIVRVKKEVKRKDGIIVRFDDNACVLLDANKEPIGTRIFGPVAEELRDKGFMRLISLASEVQ
- the rpmC gene encoding 50S ribosomal protein L29, which translates into the protein MKAKELREMTEVELNSVLHDLKEELFTLRFDKARGKLTNPARFKQLRKEIARVLTVLNEKRRSKSEN
- a CDS encoding type Z 30S ribosomal protein S14; its protein translation is MARKALIEKWKRPPKYKVRKRNRCFRCGRSRSYLRDFGLCRICFRELALKGEIPGIRKASW
- the rpsQ gene encoding 30S ribosomal protein S17, with amino-acid sequence MKRGEVRVKTRKIGRVVSNAPAKTIVVLVERIVQHPIYKKYIKKRKKFYAHDEHEEASVGDVVSIISTRPLSKLKRWRLERIIEKAVEGKSDTARDNSEDSR
- the rplX gene encoding 50S ribosomal protein L24, with the translated sequence MKIKKGDTVLVISGNYKGKKGKVIEVIPKENRLIVEGINKKKVHKKPRRTGEPGGIIEKELPISISNVKFICPSCGEAVRVGFKFLEDKKKVRYCRKCNEVVEK
- the rplE gene encoding 50S ribosomal protein L5 encodes the protein MGYIPRLRKYYEEVINKELTEKYGNPMRVPKLQKIVINCGLGKRGKERAIFESAVESLKEITGQKPVTTRAKKSISAFYLREGDPVGLKVTLRGNRMYEFLDRLVNVAIPRIRDFRGLSPDSFDGRGNYTFGISEQFIFPEIDYNKVKEVIGMDITITTTAKNDEEGLELLKRFGFPFRIRKGG